The Longimicrobiaceae bacterium region GCGCGCCGAGCAGCTCATCAGCGGCAGCACCATGATGGTCGCCAGCCGGTCCTTGGGGCTCTCGATGGTGCGGGTGGACATGATGCCCGGCACCGCGCACGCGTAGCCCGAGAGCATGGGGATGAAGCTGCGCCCGTGCAGCCCCACGCCGCGCATGAAGCGGTCCATGATGAAGGCCGCGCGCGCCATGTACCCCGTGTCTTCCAGGATGCCGATGAACAGGAAGAGGATGGTGATCTGCGGCAGGAACACGAGCACCGAGCCCACGCCCGCGATCACGCCGTCCACCAGCAGGCTGCGCAGGTCGCCCGGCGGCAGCATGCCGCCCACCGCGCCGCCGATCCAGCCGAACAGCGTCTCGACCACGCCGATGAGCGGCTCGGCCCAGGTGAAGATGGACTGGAACACGACCGCCATCAGCACCACGAAGAGGATAGGCCCCCACACGCGGTGCAGCGCCACGGCGTCGATCCGGTCCGTCAGCGTCTTCCCCCGCTCGCCCTCGCGCACGACGGTTCGGTCGATGACGTCCACGATCCAGCCGTAGCGCGCCTCGGCCTCCATGCTGCGCGGCGAGTGCCCGGCGGCCTCCACCGCCTGCCGCGCGCGCTCCACCGTGGCCTCCAGGCCGGGGATGCCGCCAAGGTGCCCGCCTGCGCTGGACACGGCGAGCAGGCGCAGCGACTCCATGGCCGCCGCGCCCGCACCCAGCCCCGCATCCACCAGCTTCTGTTCGACCGGCCGCAGCGCGTCCACCACCTCGCGCGGCAGCTCGAAC contains the following coding sequences:
- the feoB gene encoding ferrous iron transport protein B produces the protein MPGTLPASGTPSLAQNARGGGVLHVALIGNPNTGKSTLFNALTGMRQRVGNYSGVTVERVEGRYRDADGRPVAVLDLPGTYSLSAASPDEEIALAVLLGRTAEAPAPDVVVVVVDAQNLERNLFLASQVLELGIPTVVALNQVDAAIAAGMRIDVVELTLELGAPVVATVATRGEGLDVLKRAVAQAADLPPAQRQFELPREVVDALRPVEQKLVDAGLGAGAAAMESLRLLAVSSAGGHLGGIPGLEATVERARQAVEAAGHSPRSMEAEARYGWIVDVIDRTVVREGERGKTLTDRIDAVALHRVWGPILFVVLMAVVFQSIFTWAEPLIGVVETLFGWIGGAVGGMLPPGDLRSLLVDGVIAGVGSVLVFLPQITILFLFIGILEDTGYMARAAFIMDRFMRGVGLHGRSFIPMLSGYACAVPGIMSTRTIESPKDRLATIMVLPLMSCSAR